A window of Solanum stenotomum isolate F172 chromosome 3, ASM1918654v1, whole genome shotgun sequence contains these coding sequences:
- the LOC125859496 gene encoding uncharacterized protein LOC125859496, protein MIDSTNIHYFAPSILLLLPPPKFSLYIYSPKHSANSPEIMNMSEQSFFNKTTATTTTTTCLFFLLISFSTTTIIFSSGDRESASVFPFIFAAAVVVAGFVVLAVRTTVVAWITVVVLLAFVGKRRRIFAKDGKKITSEVVVYVVNEVIKEKGFVAISGVMILGLIATALL, encoded by the coding sequence ATGATTGATTCAACTAACATCCATTATTTTGCTCcttcaattcttcttcttcttcctcctcccaAATTCTCATTATACATATATTCTCCTAAACATTCTGCAAATTCCCCAGAAATCATGAATATGTCGGAACAAAGTTTTTTCAATAAAACTACTGCTACGACGACAACGACGACTTGTTTGTTCTTTCTCTTAATTTCTTTCTCCACTACTACTATTATCTTCTCCTCCGGCGACAGGGAATCCGCCTCTGTTTTCCCGTTTATTTTTGCCGCCGCCGTTGTGGTGGCCGGATTCGTTGTTCTGGCCGTCCGGACCACTGTTGTGGCGTGGATTACGGTGGTTGTACTCCTAGCTTTCGTCGGAAAACGACGCCGTATTTTTGCAAAGGATGGGAAGAAGATTACGTCGGAGGTGGTAGTGTATGTGGTGAATGAAGTGATTAAGGAGAAGGGATTCGTTGCTATTTCTGGAGTTATGATTTTGGGATTAATCGCAACGGCGCTGTTATGA
- the LOC125859497 gene encoding uncharacterized protein LOC125859497: MNMSEQSFFNKTTATTTTTTCLFFLLISFSTTTIIFSSGDRESASVFPFIFAAAVVVAGFVVLAVRTTVVAWITVVVLLAFVGKRRRIFAKDGRKITSEVVVYVVNEVIKEKGFVAISGVMILGLIATALL, encoded by the coding sequence ATGAATATGTCGGAACAAAGTTTTTTCAATAAAACTACTGCTACGACGACAACGACGACTTGTTTGTTCTTTCTCTTAATTTCTTTCTCCACTACTACTATTATCTTCTCCTCCGGCGACAGGGAATCCGCCTCTGTTTTCCCGTTTATTTTTGCCGCCGCCGTTGTGGTGGCCGGATTCGTTGTTCTGGCCGTCCGGACCACCGTTGTGGCGTGGATTACGGTGGTTGTACTCCTAGCTTTCGTCGGAAAACGACGCCGTATTTTTGCAAAGGATGGGAGGAAGATTACGTCGGAGGTGGTAGTGTATGTGGTGAATGAAGTGATTAAGGAGAAGGGATTCGTTGCTATTTCTGGAGTTATGATTTTGGGATTAATCGCAACGGCGCTGTTATGA